DNA sequence from the Centroberyx gerrardi isolate f3 chromosome 22, fCenGer3.hap1.cur.20231027, whole genome shotgun sequence genome:
GTTGGAATATTTACCCACATGTTTAAGTTAAGtctaaaatagaaaatatgtttttataaaCACAGAATTGAAAAAACGTAATCATTGATAGCAGTATGGTTAACGATTTTTTAGCTAACGCCAGGCCCGTTCAGCCAGGCGTCTGGTTCAGTAACTGCAGGAGTATAATTGTTAGAATTTGCAATGCTGAAGTAAGGATATTGGTGTATATTACACGATAAACTTAGTAGTGTTAGCTAAGGTATTTTAAACCCAGCTGGACATTACTATGAAACAACTGTTAAACTGCTCTCCCTTCTCCCACGTGGCCAAGAGAACTAGCTTAGCTAACTAGCAACCACCGTGTGCAAGAATCAGTTGTGCGTTTGCTTGAAAACACGACGACAGCACGCATACAATACAGTTGTTACGACAAATAAAGTCATGTTGCTATTACCTACCTACGTACTGAAGATTAATCACGAAGAAGTCTTCATTTGGTTGAGGCTGGAGACGGAGCATGCTGCTCGCGGCTGGTCGGCTGTCCACCAAGAGAAGGAGGATTTCCGCTCTGTCCCTCGTCACTGCGCCTCAGAGCTGCGCACTGGAACTTGTGGTTGGGCAGCAAATGTGAGCCCCTGAGCCACAACTGCCTTGATTTTCTTTGGCGCACAGACTTCAACTAAACAGAAGTGGCCACTGAATGCATTCTCTTCATTATTTTCTACTCTAAAAGCACTGATTAGTGGTTTACCACTAAATATTTTAGCACACAATCGTCTTTAGTAGGGATTCCAGTTTTCGTGCATTCGTTGATATCTGCTGATAAAATAGACTGAACTTGTACACATCTTTATACCCCTGCCCCTTTCCATCAACGTGGTCGTAATAAACAGAACCCACTATTTGTCTTTACTAATTGGGCGATTGGCCCAAACATTGATCAATAGGCTATTTTGAAGAGGTATCAAATAACCAGAATGAAATCAAAGTTAAGCAAATAAATGACACTTAGCCTACTATCAGTGTCAAAAAGGCACAGGCAACTTTTGCTTCCAATAAAAATCCTGAGCGGTGGATTACATGCTTAATATTTACACGCCTCTAATTTGCACAAATATTTCAGGAATTATTAttcactgtctttttttttttttttgtcgaatAGCCTACTTGACActgtaaacacagctgacacacCATACAGTCTTTATCGTAAAGTTAAACCCATGAAATAAGATTAGGCCATGTGATTAGCCCATATAGGCTACTTTTGGTAAAGttggattttgttttgtgaCTTATTAAAATCCCTTATTTTACAAGTCAACATATTGTAGATATATAATTATTTTGCTGAGAATATTTCCGATATGAATTCACAGAAACAGAAGCGACTATGCGATGAACCAGATTACAGTAATGTCTTGAATGCCCAGCAAATACTGTCAGATGATACATGAACAAAATATTAGATCGCGAAAATGAAAAGGTCTAGCCCACATATACATGGATGAACTGAAAACCTAATTTCTGACATGAAGTAGGCTATGTGGACTTTGTTATCATAACTCTATTGATCATCTATTACAccctttttgcttttctttaaaTAATGGAAGATAATATTTCCAGAGATTTATAGACCTTATTCTTAATCTGTTTATTATGAGACATGGTCTTCTTTCATTTAAGTCATTtattcacaaacacatttacaaccATGCATGTAAAAAATAAGAAAGAACATGAGATGAAGAGGCTCCATTGTTGACTCTCTGACAGACCACTTCACATGACAGATGTTAAGTTATTCACACATGCATTTAGTGCAAATGTTTTAACTGAAAGTGCACATCTCAAGCATGACGGGCTCGTTACCCCGCGgaatttcaacaaatataaTACCTGGGACATGTATAGAACTGCACGACGCAGAGCTAAACAGGGATTAGCCAAAGATAACAACAGAGAAACAACGTATGCTTTCTCAAAATTTATACACATAGAATTCACGTAATATATTAATTTACAATGTCTTCCTATTTGGCAGGATTTAGTGGGAGTAAAATCAGTTCGGCTAATTGTTTGTCGACAATCATACAAAATAAGCCGTACGCTGCTGCCAGAATAAACAGCATGAACTCATGCAAATGTTAAATTGTTTCATACAAATGATTTTATTACTGGGATTTGGACGATGATGGGCCTTGATTCTCTGACTCTGAGTGATTTGAAGTGTTCAGGAACTGTCCGCTTGCTCCGACGTACAGTCTGGACCGCATTGGCCATTTCTGTAAAGACATTCAAGATGATTATTACACTAATTGACCTCAGTAATATCTAAAATAGGCATGACATGCTTTCAGACGAAGGTAAATTAACTGCATGATAAGGTAGGACTATATCAAGTCAAATTATGATCACTGTttacaaagtcacattttttcattttggataattcaaTGAGACATTTCGTTCTGACCATAAACTATGCCAGCTTTgccaaagcaatattttacaattGTTTAGTATTTACTTTCTATGTAGTACAGTAACGGTCATGATGAAAATAATAGGCCTAATTGTAACAGCAGCAATAGCCTATAGACATacacctttatttttatttattatgattattattaggctactattgctattatctttattattagtgacattgttattatgattattatgattattgttatattgCTACTATCTCTCACCTTGACTGGGTGCAGGTAGCCGTCACCTTTCAGCGAGTGTAAcgcctctgtttgttttgtgctctctccctcctccatgccTTCCTCTTGCAGCGTCCGAGTCAAGTGAGCAATATACGTGGTGGCCAATATCAACACGTCGAGTTTAGACAGCTTGGTGTCCGGCGGAACCGACGGCAGAGTCCTTTGTAGCTCCAGGAACGCGTGTCTCAGGGTTTGCACTCGGCTCCTCTCCCGCGCCGCGTTCGCCGCCGCCGGCCGTCCTCTGCCGCCGAGCCCGCCGGCCTGGAGCACCCGGGCCCGCTGCAGCTCCCGGCGACGACCGTCCGGACCGGGGCTGGAGCTCGGGCTGGATGCGGGGCTCTCCTCCGCGACTGTCCCGGGGCCGTTATCGCTGTCCATTCGGCTGGTCTGCCTTCCTACCATCGGGGGTCACTTACAAACCTAAAGGATTACATGAGATGAATATAGATCAGTTCAGATTTTAATAGTCTTTAATAGTCTACTGTAGCCATTGTATTGCATGTTTTATGAAACACTTTGAACTCTTAAGTTAGGCTATAAATGACTAGCCTATTCTAGATATATCTTATCTGTAGCCTATGTGTCTGTTCTAGCCTTAACTTCCTATAAATTGAAACTGCCaattattgtatttgtattgtattaatTAAACAGTAACTAAGTTCTCTAGCCTGCAATCcattattgaaaaatatttctgATGTTGAAAAGTTGCATGGTCCTGCAAACTAAACACAGGCAACACATCGACTGGTCTATCCTTCTTATAGCTCATCCACTAACGAGCAAACAAACGAGCCATATGACAAAACAGACAGCAGGCCAAAGTTGGACTGAAGGCAGCTGAATCTGAGATGATTGCTTGTTGAGTTGACAAAGAGTTGCATTACAAACTAAATCCCTGCCAGGCCTATGTTGTCAGTATTGTGAGCCGATGCGTGCTGGGTGGTGTCTGCACGGAGCTTACCTCTGGTATTCCTCAAAAGCGCCGTCTTGAAAAACGACATCAAGGCAATCCAACGAGGGCTTCGGTATAGGATACAGAATTTGCTCTACAATGTAGAATAGTCCCGGTCCGCGTCCAGCTTATCCTTATAAAGAGGCGCGTCTGGAGACAGAAGGTGCGCAGCAGTCCCTGTCCGCGCATCGAGCACTTCACCTGTGTGCGTAAAAGTCTCAGGAGCCCTTAATTTATTGGATACACAAGGCGGTAGACAAGTCTTTCACTCCCAAGTAATTAATCACAAGCCCTAAGACTCCCCCGCAGTGGAGGAGACTGCTCTTTTCCCTTTCCGAACTTATTTCTGTCTGAGGGGAGCGGAGAGAGACTCGTTTTCAACGCCAGAGGCagtactttttttccccctttaatTCTGATATGTGGTAGGCCATAGCCCACTCCAATTGGCTGCGAACCTGACACTGTATTTTCTTTATAAGCCTATCAAAAAGTAGTAAAAGGAGGAAATTTAGTCAAAATGACTATAGGCTACAAAGTATCCAAAAATCTGCTCGTCATAGTCCGAAATAAAGGCTAGTCTATCAAAACGCTATTTGCAACAGACCATGAAAACAAGTTGACAAGTGTAAGTTGATATGCAAAACATTTGACTAATTGCCAGGGTGTCTTGAATTGCAAGCTCATTGGAACAGCTAATAAATAAACTCCAACACTGCAATCAACAGGCAGGCATTGAGGAAATTCTTGCGAGACTCATAAATTAATCACTCTGATTTCTAGGGTTCCAAACGGAGATGTCGGCAAATTAATGGAAGGAATTATTCATAATATGTATATCCTCGGACTGTTCTTaataaacattgtttttgtaaGGATGGAGTAACAGTACTGCTCGGGGCCACTAATTATGAGGCTAAGTAAAAGGAGGTTAAGTAAGCTTGGTTCCCTAATTACCCCACATCTTTCAGGGGTTACACACCCACGTGGCTCTAAAAACCCCATTCAAACATTCAGTCACATCGATGACAGTTAATTCATCAATGGATTCCTGAAGTTATTACTGTAGGCTATCTACATACAAAAGAGGGCTGCATTATCTATCACCCAGCTGACGGAATAGAAGCATATTTTATTAACTTTGGATAATTTAACACCCTGTTATGACAGTAATGATCATTTACACTGGTCTGTGTCTCATGGTCCACTTATTTGCCGAAATGCAtggagaaaatatattttgtagcCTATACCatgcaaaaaaatgtatgagAAAATGTGATTGTCCAGCAAAATACAGTTTGATTTCGATACAGTGAGATATGGTTTTTATTGTAAGACTCATGTTGAGGGTATTGCGATAGAAACTAGAAAATGGTGACTGGAAATAAACCAGCTGTGAAACAGAGCGAAATACATGTGTAGCCTACATACTATACAGTAGAGGACTTGTGAGACCAGCAGAACCAAAGTCACCAAAGAAACAATATGACACTACTGCCATTAATATTCTTTTACTTATACATCCTTCATCACATAAAGATACACCCACAGATCATTTAATTAAAAGATTAAAGTATTTCCTGCTTTATGAACTAATTTAAAGCAAGTTTATTAAaggtaaaacagaaatataaaaacatttcttgtaacagaataggtgaaaaaaaatgtcaatcttCAAAACAAGTCAGACTAAATAATTTACTGGGCGAAGTGTATTAGAATGACTTAAGTGTCTGAAGCTGTTAACATTAGGCAGTAATAGAATGACAGTGTGCAAGGATAATACAGGATAATAGGATATTATAGGCAAGGTGCTTAAACATAGAGGCAGCACTGAcagctctgtttgtttgtgtgtgtgtgtgtgtgtgtgtttgtgttgggggGGGCAGTTGTGAAGTGTCatagctgtgtgtgcgtgtgtgtgtgtgtgtgtgtgtgttaactggaCTGGCAGGTTTCTTACAGATCAACATGGCTGCAGATGGGGGATGAGACAGCCATATTGTTGAGCAGTCCTGCACTCATTGCGATCTTTAACGTTCGTGTCCTACAAGATCAGAGAGAAAGTATGAATTTATGAAGGACACGATCAGATCATCAGTCAACGGTCAAAGAGCTTTTCCCTATACGATTACTTTGTAGCCTAACTCAGGTTGCATATTATAAGGGgttggaaaatgaaaatttaGTGATGCATAAATATTAAGTTCTTCTAtaatataatcataataatcacaACAATCATCATATCAAAGTGAACCTAATAGGTGAATAAAACTGTTTGGATGATGACAAGtcagggaagaaggaaggaaaaaagaattgaaatgaaattaagTTCAAATCTAATATATAATCTTGTCTAATTTAATCTTTGGCTAATATGTTTCAGTGTACTTTAGTTTTGTTTCAGCCATTTTTTGTAGTCTTGAGAGTAAAGTCTTTCTTCTTTTAGGGAAAATTATAACATGGAACAGGGTGCCTTTCAACCCGTTAGCAATTGCCATCACTCATGTTTTGTACGTTTCATCATCTAGCATACAAATATGACAGCAGGTTGTATGAGTAAATAGATTTAATTTCAAGCACTGAATGTCTGCAGTTCTATCAGTTTGTCAGGAATAGAACAGAGTCAGTGCAGAATGTCTGTACTTTCTTGCTTCACTGTCCGAGTCCGAGGGGCCGGAGCGGACTCTCATTCTGGGCCTCAGAGACTGCAGCGGCTTCCTCTTGTGCAGGACCTTAGTGTGGCTGTAGTTCTGTCCAGGATGTGGAGCCATGCTTAAGTCAGCTGAAATATAAACAAAGtcacagcagaacacacacacacacacacacacacataaattaaAATTCAAAGAAAATTCAAATGCATATATAAACCCACCCAGCATGATGGAGGCAGGAAATACGGCAAAGACAAATGTGTTTGCAAATGAAATTTCTATGAGGGTCTTTAACATGTTGCCACATAATTCAATTAACACTTTTGTTTAATGGTTTCCACGTTTCACTGAAAAGTTACAATAGGATTGGTGGTTATTTCACCTTAATGTGCCGATTCGCATGACTACACTTCCAATACACTTCTATAATCAATACTTAGTGAGAGATATGATCAGGAAGACCCACgggaaatggtaaaaaaaaaaaaataggaaaatggGAATCACCATTAGAAATAAACAGGCTGATGTGTTCAAAATACCTGATCTCCTGAAGAATAAAGAAATAATCATGATAGTGTGGGTGTCTATACAGCAAATACCAAACATGTTACAGTAGATAAAAAAGTACTAGATTTCGTGATTTACTTGTTAAGGGATAGGCGATCAACTGTCCGGTCATGATTTGTTCGTCCTTCACTTTCTTCTTTGCCTCTTTCGATGCTTTCCAGTTAATAAGGAACTGTCTGGATAAGTCATTAATTTCCTTTCCATCGAGATCctctataaaaaaaacaggaaacacacaaaaatccaaacaaacaaaaagttaatttctcaTTAGTCTGTTCAGCTGTTTTGAAGAGCTGACATAGTGTATAGTGTGACACTTTATCATGAAGTGTTGGCGTGTTGGAGGTGAGCGTGTAATTTTTCACCGAGTCTTTTGCACACAGTTATCAGGCGGTCTCTGTACTTGGGTTTTTGACATACAGGATTTCCACTCAAATCCATTTGATGTAGCTGAGGCCAGTGGCTGAACACATCCTCCAACTCCTGAAAATAGCCATAAAAGAGAGACGTCATCTATAATG
Encoded proteins:
- the tcf24 gene encoding transcription factor 24, which produces MVGRQTSRMDSDNGPGTVAEESPASSPSSSPGPDGRRRELQRARVLQAGGLGGRGRPAAANAARERSRVQTLRHAFLELQRTLPSVPPDTKLSKLDVLILATTYIAHLTRTLQEEGMEEGESTKQTEALHSLKGDGYLHPVKKWPMRSRLYVGASGQFLNTSNHSESENQGPSSSKSQ